A stretch of Fusarium poae strain DAOMC 252244 chromosome 2, whole genome shotgun sequence DNA encodes these proteins:
- a CDS encoding hypothetical protein (SECRETED:SignalP(1-20)~CAZy:AA9) has translation MHCNTLSLAAVALLASSVNAHGHVAKVIAGGQEYTGGIPHGAPSNAVGWAAGNQDNGFVEPASFGSADIICHKSARPVSNAVTVAAGDVVTLKWDTWPESHHGPVTEYLAPVSGDFASINKGSLRWTKVAEKGYISGSNPGNWASDELIRDGFAWKFTVPRNLKAGNYVLRHEIIGLHSAGQQNGAQAYPQCINLKVTGSGSQALSGGGDFTKFYSASDPGILFNLYGQFSSYQIPGPAVQRI, from the coding sequence ATGCACTGCAACACTCTCTCCCTCGCCGCCGTGGCTCTTCTCGCCAGCTCGGTCAACGCTCACGGCCACGTTGCCAAGGTTATCGCTGGTGGCCAGGAGTACACTGGTGGCATTCCCCACGGTGCTCCCTCCAACGCTGTCGGCTGGGCTGCTGGAAACCAGGACAACGGCTTTGTTGAGCCCGCTTCTTTTGGCTCTGCCGATATCATCTGCCACAAGAGCGCTCGACCCGTCAGCAACGCTGTCACCGTCGCTGCTGGTGATGTTGTCACCCTGAAGTGGGACACCTGGCCCGAGTCTCACCACGGCCCCGTTACCGAGTACCTCGCTCCCGTCAGCGGAGACTTTGCCAGCATCAACAAGGGAAGCCTTCGATGGACCAAGGTCGCTGAGAAGGGCTACATCTCTGGTAGCAACCCTGGCAACTGGGCATCCGACGAGCTTATTCGTGATGGTTTCGCCTGGAAGTTCACTGTGCCCCGAAACCTCAAGGCTGGTAACTACGTTCTCCGACACGAGATCATTGGACTTCACTCTGCTGGCCAGCAGAACGGTGCCCAAGCCTACCCCCAGTGCATCAACCTCAAGGTCACTGGTAGCGGCTCTCAGGCTCTCAGCGGTGGCGGCGACTTCACCAAGTTCTACTCCGCCTCCGACCCTGGCattctcttcaacctctACGGACAGTTCAGCTCTTACCAGATCCCCGGCCCTGCTGTCCAGAGAATCTAA
- a CDS encoding hypothetical protein (TransMembrane:2 (n22-30c34/35o44-67i101-117o)), translating into MSTPSASTMNMNMGMEQMNMSFFTSTTTLLWTKSFAPTTTGQYAGLCIFLIALTTIFRMLLAIRVNFHSIKHGLRQRRTKGLLAECPAIEIGQRPWTANEAVMLGVIDVVIAAISYLL; encoded by the coding sequence ATGTCAACTCCCAGTGCCAGCACTATGAATATGAATATGGGTATGGAGCAAATGAATATGTCTTTCTTTACTTCTACCACGACACTACTATGGACAAAGTCCTTCGCCCCCACGACCACGGGACAATATGCAGGTCTTTGCATTTTCCTTATTGCCCTGACCACCATTTTCCGAATGCTGCTTGCTATACGCGTCAACTTTCACAGCATCAAACATGGTCTTAGGCAGAGGCGTACCAAAGGTCTGCTGGCGGAGTGCCCAGCCATTGAGATTGGTCAGCGCCCATGGACAGCGAATGAAGCTGTAATGCTGGGAGTGATAGATGTTGTGATCGCAGCCATCAGCTATTTATTGTGA
- a CDS encoding hypothetical protein (TransMembrane:8 (o46-72i84-100o112-131i152-170o190-212i224-244o256-276i283-302o)), whose protein sequence is MESAAWLTPPVQLTGSRAFTCDGFTEAQCVWYMKRWHFWYIADHVYALPTVAFFMSGIGLFTIGHFISYYVIGLAFPTFRGPGPWRMLIAIIRYLSYRGFHVTSLGFNSAPIGVLLLGLVGTIFFFCMDLIPQPYYWPSLDFGGSPPLGTRSGWLALGCMPFVFATATKTNWITLLTGVSHERLQVFHRWIAYAFFILALLHTFPFIIYHIRFHDMQMHFKMSLLFYWTGIVALIFQAWLTFASHSAIRKLLGYEFFKATHFFSAVIFMLTFFWHCDYTLTSWHYFIGTAAVYVPCYVYPWLRTCFEYGVQTKAHVKVEDNGFVRVTIPANFTWEIGQHCFLRFTGFGLVEALSSHPFTICSLPSTSPADQSFLVFYLKRHRGFTAKLYEHALQNPGAQVTVLVDGPYGGIDKKAFPNNNRLVVIAGGSGAGWTLPFIELYVAAHTSEGEADLRGDQKDRCPFSSLRVILACRDIETCGWYRQVVTGTLLKYTDKMVPGLHVQLYHTSGALPESILPLNRSSVSRPKLSGTEKGTEIPVLFDELLGRPDLPGAVKEVANEMTSTDSLGVYVCGPDTMQNDVRNTVAFLNLNILRNSDSVGAYLHSEHFSWA, encoded by the exons ATGGAGTCAGCGGCTTGGCTCACGCCCCCAGTTCAATTGACTGGGAGCCGTGCATTTACTTGTGATGGCTTCACAGAAGCGCAATGTGTCTGGTATATGAAGAGATGGCATTTCTG GTACATCGCCGATCATGTCTACGCTTTGCCTACAGTGGCCTTCTTTATGAGTGGCATTGGACTCTTCACAATCGGCCACTTCATATCCTACTACGTTATTGGCCTTGCTTTTCCGACATTCCGCGGGCCAGGACCCTGGCGAATGTTAATCGCCATCATCAGATATCTTTCGTATCGTGGGTTCCATGTTACATCACTTGGATTTAACTCAGCTCCCATTGGAGTGCTGTTACTGGGATTGGTTGGAacaattttcttttttt GCATGGACTTGATCCCTCAGCCGTACTATTGGCCTTCGTTAGACTTTGGCGGCTCACCACCATTAGGAACAAGATCCGGGTGGTTGGCTTTGGGATGCATGCCATTTGTATT CGCTACTGCCACCAAAACAAACTGGATTACCTTACTGACAGGCGTCTCCCACGAGAGGCTCCAAGTATTCCATCGATGGATAGCTTACGCCTTTTTTATACTTGCGCTCTTGCACACGTTCCCGTTTATTATTTATCACATCAGATTTCACGATATGCAGATGCATTTCAAGATGAGCCTTTTGTTTTATTGGACAGGTATCGTCGCTTTGATCTTCCAAGCCTGGCTTACGTTTGCATCTCATAGTGCCATCCG AAAACTGTTAGGATACGAATTCTTCAAGGCAACACACTTCTTTTCTGCCGTTATATTTATGCTTACCTTCTTTTGGCACTGTGACTATACTCTAACATCCTG GCACTACTTCATAGGCACTGCCGCAGTATATGTACCCTGCTATGTCTATCCCTGGCTAAGAACCTGCTTTGAGTACGGTGTTCAAACAAAGGCTCATGTCAAAGTAGAGGACAATGGTTTCGTCCGTGTCACTATCCCAGCAAACTTCACTTGGGAAATAGGACAACACTGCTTCTTACGCTTTACTGGTTTTGGGCTTGTAGAAGCCTTGTCATCGCATCCATTTACGATTTGCTCTTTGCCATCCACGTCTCCCGCCGATCAGTCGTTCCTTGTCTTTTATCTTAAGAGACATAGAGGTTTTACAGCAAAGTTGTATGAGCACGCGTTACAAAACCCAGGAGCTCAAGTCACAGTGCTGGTGGATGGACCATATGGGGGTATCGATAAAAAGGCATTCCCAAACAATAACCGTCTTGTTGTCATCGCAGGAGGCTCGGGAGCTGGATGGACTTTGCCTTTTATCGAACTTTATGTCGCAGCCCACACATCTGAGGGCGAAGCAGACCTCAGAGGAGATCAAAAGGACAGATGCCCGTTTTCATCACTTCGTGTGATACTAGCATGTCGAGATATCGAGACCTGCGGTTGGTATCGACAAGTTGTGACTGGAACGTTGCTCAAGTACACAGACAAAATGGTCCCGGGATTGCATGTGCAACTCTATCATACCAGTGGAGCCTTACCTGAATCAATCCTCCCATTGAATAGGAGCTCAGTTTCCAGACCAAAATTATCAGGGACGGAAAAGGGGACCGAGATTCCGGTACTATTCGACGAACTCCTTGGTCGACCTGACTTACCAGGAGCTGTGAAAGAGGTGGCAAATGAGATGACATCTACCGACTCGCTTGGCGTATATGTTTGCGGTCCAGACACTATGCAGAATGATGTTCGAAATACTGTTGCATTTTTAAACTTGAACATCCTCAGGAATTCAGATTCCGTGGGAGCTTACTTACATTCCGAACACTTCTCTTGGGCATAA